A genomic region of Peromyscus eremicus chromosome 19, PerEre_H2_v1, whole genome shotgun sequence contains the following coding sequences:
- the Proc gene encoding vitamin K-dependent protein C isoform X2 — protein MWQVRIFLLFVFTWGISSIPAPFVFSSSERAHQVLRVKRANSFLEEMRPGNLERECMEEICDFEEAKEIFQNVDDTLAFWIKYFDGDQCAAPPSDHQCDSPCCGHGTCIDSLGSYICFCDKGWEGRFCSRQSFYSCQVNNGGCLHYCLEEGGSRRCTCAPGYELADDHMRCKSKVNFPCGKLGRRIEKKRKNVKRDTDPEDEQEVDPRIVNGTLTKQGDSPWQAILLDSKKKLACGGVLIHTSWVLTAAHCMENTKKLTVRLGEYDLRRRDHWELDLDIKEVLVHPNYSRSTSDNDIALLRLAQPATLSKTIVPICLPDNGLAERELTQAGRETVVTGWGYQSDRDKDGRRNRTSVLTFIRIPVAPRNECMQVMNNVVSENMLCAGILGDNRDACDGDSGGPMVVFFRGTWFLVGLVSWGEGCGHLNNYGVYTKVSRYLEWIHSHIDDKDASLKSQRV, from the exons ATGTGGCAAGTGAGAATCTTCCTGCTGTTCGTGTTCACCTGGGGAATTTCTAGCATACCCGCcccttttg TGTTCTCCAGCAGTGAGCGTGCCCACCAGGTGCTGCGGGTCAAACGTGCCAACAGCTTCCTGGAGGAGATGCGGCCGGGCAACCTGGAACGGGAGTGTATGGAGGAGATCTGTGACTTTGAGGAGGCCAAGGAGATTTTCCAAAATGTGGATGACACA CTGGCCTTCTGGATCAAGTACTTCG ATGGTGACCAGTGTGCGGCTCCGCCCTCGGACCACCAGTGCGACAGCCCGTGCTGCGGGCATGGCACATGCATCGACAGCCTGGGCAGTTACATCTGCTTCTGCGATAAGGGCTGGGAGGGCAGGTTCTGCAGCAGG CAGAGCTTCTACAGCTGCCAGGTGAACAACGGCGGCTGCTTGCACTACTGTCTAGAGGAGGGTGGCAGTCGGCGCTGCACCTGCGCTCCAGGCTACGAGCTGGCAGATGACCACATGCGCTGCAAGTCCAAAG TGAATTTCCCATGCGGGAAGCTGGGGAGGCGGATAGAGAAGAAACGGAAGAACGTCAAACGGGACACAGACCCAGAAGATGAACAAGAAGTAGACCCAAGGATCGTCAACGGAACGCTGACGAAGCAGGGAGACAGTCCTTGGCAG GCAATCCTTCTGGACTCCAAGAAGAAGCTGGCCTGCGGAGGAGTGCTCATCcacacctcctgggtgctgacgGCGGCCCACTgcatggagaacaccaagaagcTTACCGTGAGGCTTG GTGAGTATGATCTGCGGCGCAGGGACCACTGGGAATTGGACCTGGACATCAAGGAGGTCCTCGTCCACCCTAACTACAGTCGGAGCACCAGTGACAATGACATCGCCCTGCTCCGCCTGGCCCAGCCAGCCACTCTCTCTAAGACCATAGTGCCCATCTGCCTGCCGGACAATGGCCTGGCAGAGCGGGAGCTCACTCAGGCCGGCCGGGAGACGGTGGTGACAGGCTGGGGCTATCAGAGTGACAGAGACAAAGACGGGAGGAGGAACCGTACCTCTGTCCTCACCTTCATCCGCATCCCTGTGGCCCCACGGAATGAGTGCATGCAGGTCATGAACAATGTGGTCTCGGAGAACATGCTGTGTGCGGGCATCCTTGGTGACAATAGAGACGCCTGTGATGGGGACAGTGGGGGACCTATGGTGGTCTTCTTTCGGGGCACCTGGTTCCTTGTGGGCCTAGTGAGCTGGGGTGAGGGCTGTGGGCACCTCAACAACTATGGCGTCTACACTAAAGTAAGCCGCTACCTAGAATGGATCCACAGCCACATTGACGACAAGGATGCCTCCCTGAAGAGCCAGCGGGTGTAG
- the Proc gene encoding vitamin K-dependent protein C isoform X3, which produces MWQVRIFLLFVFTWGISSIPAPFDPVFSSSERAHQVLRVKRANSFLEEMRPGNLERECMEEICDFEEAKEIFQNVDDTLAFWIKYFDGDQCAAPPSDHQCDSPCCGHGTCIDSLGSYICFCDKGWEGRFCSREGGSRRCTCAPGYELADDHMRCKSKVNFPCGKLGRRIEKKRKNVKRDTDPEDEQEVDPRIVNGTLTKQGDSPWQAILLDSKKKLACGGVLIHTSWVLTAAHCMENTKKLTVRLGEYDLRRRDHWELDLDIKEVLVHPNYSRSTSDNDIALLRLAQPATLSKTIVPICLPDNGLAERELTQAGRETVVTGWGYQSDRDKDGRRNRTSVLTFIRIPVAPRNECMQVMNNVVSENMLCAGILGDNRDACDGDSGGPMVVFFRGTWFLVGLVSWGEGCGHLNNYGVYTKVSRYLEWIHSHIDDKDASLKSQRV; this is translated from the exons ATGTGGCAAGTGAGAATCTTCCTGCTGTTCGTGTTCACCTGGGGAATTTCTAGCATACCCGCcccttttg ACCCAGTGTTCTCCAGCAGTGAGCGTGCCCACCAGGTGCTGCGGGTCAAACGTGCCAACAGCTTCCTGGAGGAGATGCGGCCGGGCAACCTGGAACGGGAGTGTATGGAGGAGATCTGTGACTTTGAGGAGGCCAAGGAGATTTTCCAAAATGTGGATGACACA CTGGCCTTCTGGATCAAGTACTTCG ATGGTGACCAGTGTGCGGCTCCGCCCTCGGACCACCAGTGCGACAGCCCGTGCTGCGGGCATGGCACATGCATCGACAGCCTGGGCAGTTACATCTGCTTCTGCGATAAGGGCTGGGAGGGCAGGTTCTGCAGCAGG GAGGGTGGCAGTCGGCGCTGCACCTGCGCTCCAGGCTACGAGCTGGCAGATGACCACATGCGCTGCAAGTCCAAAG TGAATTTCCCATGCGGGAAGCTGGGGAGGCGGATAGAGAAGAAACGGAAGAACGTCAAACGGGACACAGACCCAGAAGATGAACAAGAAGTAGACCCAAGGATCGTCAACGGAACGCTGACGAAGCAGGGAGACAGTCCTTGGCAG GCAATCCTTCTGGACTCCAAGAAGAAGCTGGCCTGCGGAGGAGTGCTCATCcacacctcctgggtgctgacgGCGGCCCACTgcatggagaacaccaagaagcTTACCGTGAGGCTTG GTGAGTATGATCTGCGGCGCAGGGACCACTGGGAATTGGACCTGGACATCAAGGAGGTCCTCGTCCACCCTAACTACAGTCGGAGCACCAGTGACAATGACATCGCCCTGCTCCGCCTGGCCCAGCCAGCCACTCTCTCTAAGACCATAGTGCCCATCTGCCTGCCGGACAATGGCCTGGCAGAGCGGGAGCTCACTCAGGCCGGCCGGGAGACGGTGGTGACAGGCTGGGGCTATCAGAGTGACAGAGACAAAGACGGGAGGAGGAACCGTACCTCTGTCCTCACCTTCATCCGCATCCCTGTGGCCCCACGGAATGAGTGCATGCAGGTCATGAACAATGTGGTCTCGGAGAACATGCTGTGTGCGGGCATCCTTGGTGACAATAGAGACGCCTGTGATGGGGACAGTGGGGGACCTATGGTGGTCTTCTTTCGGGGCACCTGGTTCCTTGTGGGCCTAGTGAGCTGGGGTGAGGGCTGTGGGCACCTCAACAACTATGGCGTCTACACTAAAGTAAGCCGCTACCTAGAATGGATCCACAGCCACATTGACGACAAGGATGCCTCCCTGAAGAGCCAGCGGGTGTAG
- the Proc gene encoding vitamin K-dependent protein C isoform X1, which yields MALPGRNCSFSSAHPCVSSSRMWQVRIFLLFVFTWGISSIPAPFDPVFSSSERAHQVLRVKRANSFLEEMRPGNLERECMEEICDFEEAKEIFQNVDDTLAFWIKYFDGDQCAAPPSDHQCDSPCCGHGTCIDSLGSYICFCDKGWEGRFCSRQSFYSCQVNNGGCLHYCLEEGGSRRCTCAPGYELADDHMRCKSKVNFPCGKLGRRIEKKRKNVKRDTDPEDEQEVDPRIVNGTLTKQGDSPWQAILLDSKKKLACGGVLIHTSWVLTAAHCMENTKKLTVRLGEYDLRRRDHWELDLDIKEVLVHPNYSRSTSDNDIALLRLAQPATLSKTIVPICLPDNGLAERELTQAGRETVVTGWGYQSDRDKDGRRNRTSVLTFIRIPVAPRNECMQVMNNVVSENMLCAGILGDNRDACDGDSGGPMVVFFRGTWFLVGLVSWGEGCGHLNNYGVYTKVSRYLEWIHSHIDDKDASLKSQRV from the exons ATGGCGTTACCGGGACGAAATTGCAGTTTCTCCTCGGCCCACCCCT GTGTCAGCAGCTCCAGGATGTGGCAAGTGAGAATCTTCCTGCTGTTCGTGTTCACCTGGGGAATTTCTAGCATACCCGCcccttttg ACCCAGTGTTCTCCAGCAGTGAGCGTGCCCACCAGGTGCTGCGGGTCAAACGTGCCAACAGCTTCCTGGAGGAGATGCGGCCGGGCAACCTGGAACGGGAGTGTATGGAGGAGATCTGTGACTTTGAGGAGGCCAAGGAGATTTTCCAAAATGTGGATGACACA CTGGCCTTCTGGATCAAGTACTTCG ATGGTGACCAGTGTGCGGCTCCGCCCTCGGACCACCAGTGCGACAGCCCGTGCTGCGGGCATGGCACATGCATCGACAGCCTGGGCAGTTACATCTGCTTCTGCGATAAGGGCTGGGAGGGCAGGTTCTGCAGCAGG CAGAGCTTCTACAGCTGCCAGGTGAACAACGGCGGCTGCTTGCACTACTGTCTAGAGGAGGGTGGCAGTCGGCGCTGCACCTGCGCTCCAGGCTACGAGCTGGCAGATGACCACATGCGCTGCAAGTCCAAAG TGAATTTCCCATGCGGGAAGCTGGGGAGGCGGATAGAGAAGAAACGGAAGAACGTCAAACGGGACACAGACCCAGAAGATGAACAAGAAGTAGACCCAAGGATCGTCAACGGAACGCTGACGAAGCAGGGAGACAGTCCTTGGCAG GCAATCCTTCTGGACTCCAAGAAGAAGCTGGCCTGCGGAGGAGTGCTCATCcacacctcctgggtgctgacgGCGGCCCACTgcatggagaacaccaagaagcTTACCGTGAGGCTTG GTGAGTATGATCTGCGGCGCAGGGACCACTGGGAATTGGACCTGGACATCAAGGAGGTCCTCGTCCACCCTAACTACAGTCGGAGCACCAGTGACAATGACATCGCCCTGCTCCGCCTGGCCCAGCCAGCCACTCTCTCTAAGACCATAGTGCCCATCTGCCTGCCGGACAATGGCCTGGCAGAGCGGGAGCTCACTCAGGCCGGCCGGGAGACGGTGGTGACAGGCTGGGGCTATCAGAGTGACAGAGACAAAGACGGGAGGAGGAACCGTACCTCTGTCCTCACCTTCATCCGCATCCCTGTGGCCCCACGGAATGAGTGCATGCAGGTCATGAACAATGTGGTCTCGGAGAACATGCTGTGTGCGGGCATCCTTGGTGACAATAGAGACGCCTGTGATGGGGACAGTGGGGGACCTATGGTGGTCTTCTTTCGGGGCACCTGGTTCCTTGTGGGCCTAGTGAGCTGGGGTGAGGGCTGTGGGCACCTCAACAACTATGGCGTCTACACTAAAGTAAGCCGCTACCTAGAATGGATCCACAGCCACATTGACGACAAGGATGCCTCCCTGAAGAGCCAGCGGGTGTAG